A window of Patescibacteria group bacterium contains these coding sequences:
- a CDS encoding DUF4012 domain-containing protein yields the protein MNNINQPVNNKPINNEIKKNKIKPIHITLGIIGLFLLLILGSIYPAFDAYKYAMQGKQNLLDAENAIKDQNFAQAATTLKKSSDNFRRAKNDLYFLVWLKIIPYVGIQYSAADHLVKAAYNITSGLHETTLAIENIIKPLQSENVKSVRAVSENQKTEIIKNIYNASPNFAESSSKIEMAEIEINRIPTFLTLQKITDAKKQVNQYLPQINEIMKQVAQGSKLLPEALGYPNEQTYLFLLENNSELRPGGGFIGTYGIIKIKGGELTKLKTDNIYNLDYPSKIKVTPPWQILKYIDPKLKSLYFRDSNWSPDFPTNAEKAIWFYQQEGGEEKNIDGVVAITPTFIEYLLEVIGPIKARDETFNADNITEKVQQITTGAYEGKVVILEQKTRKGIIGDLSKSLLGKIFLLKKDKWPNMLKAIQKGFQDKQALVYFKDKNKEKMLEKNDFAGSVNQDTKNSDYLMVVDSNMASLKTDPFMERNIDYTIKPNGQAKVAITYTNNAVPALLTTRYRSWTRIYVPKGSEFLSVENNEKGLDLYNSDQSYEITEELNKSVFGTFINIETQETKTITYNYILPKYVQDQIKKGEYKIIVQKQAGVVNQNLIVNYNSTNPIKSIEPTNSGKIENNSAIFETKLQSDKEYTIKY from the coding sequence ATGAACAATATCAATCAGCCAGTAAATAATAAACCAATTAACAACGAAATCAAGAAAAATAAAATAAAACCAATTCACATTACTTTAGGTATTATTGGTCTATTTTTGTTATTGATTTTAGGAAGTATCTATCCAGCTTTCGATGCCTACAAATATGCAATGCAAGGCAAACAAAATCTTCTTGATGCCGAAAATGCAATTAAAGACCAAAATTTTGCTCAAGCTGCAACAACATTAAAAAAATCAAGTGATAATTTCAGAAGAGCAAAAAATGACCTTTATTTTTTAGTCTGGCTAAAAATAATTCCATATGTCGGAATTCAATACAGTGCAGCTGATCATCTTGTCAAAGCAGCATATAACATCACTTCAGGACTTCATGAAACAACTCTTGCAATCGAAAACATTATAAAACCATTACAATCTGAAAATGTAAAATCAGTCAGAGCAGTTTCAGAAAATCAAAAAACAGAAATTATTAAAAATATTTATAATGCATCACCAAATTTTGCCGAAAGTTCAAGCAAAATTGAAATGGCTGAGATTGAAATAAATCGAATTCCAACTTTTTTAACGTTACAAAAAATAACTGATGCAAAAAAACAAGTTAATCAATATTTGCCTCAAATCAATGAGATAATGAAACAGGTTGCGCAAGGCTCAAAATTATTGCCTGAAGCTTTAGGATATCCAAACGAACAAACATATTTATTTTTATTAGAAAATAATTCTGAATTGCGTCCTGGAGGTGGCTTTATCGGAACCTACGGAATTATAAAAATAAAAGGCGGGGAACTGACAAAGTTAAAAACTGACAATATTTACAATTTAGATTATCCATCAAAAATCAAAGTTACACCTCCATGGCAAATCCTAAAATACATCGATCCAAAATTAAAATCATTATATTTCAGAGATTCAAATTGGTCGCCTGATTTTCCAACCAATGCCGAAAAAGCAATTTGGTTCTATCAACAAGAAGGTGGAGAAGAAAAAAATATTGATGGCGTAGTAGCAATCACTCCAACTTTTATTGAATATCTTTTGGAAGTTATTGGGCCAATTAAAGCTCGAGATGAAACCTTCAATGCTGATAACATAACAGAAAAAGTTCAGCAAATTACTACTGGTGCTTACGAGGGAAAGGTTGTAATTTTAGAACAAAAAACAAGAAAAGGTATTATCGGCGATCTATCAAAATCTTTACTTGGAAAAATATTTTTATTAAAAAAAGACAAGTGGCCAAATATGTTAAAAGCAATTCAAAAAGGCTTTCAAGATAAGCAAGCTCTTGTTTACTTTAAAGATAAAAATAAAGAAAAGATGCTCGAAAAAAATGATTTTGCCGGATCTGTAAATCAAGATACAAAAAACAGCGACTACTTAATGGTTGTTGATTCCAATATGGCTAGCTTAAAAACTGATCCATTCATGGAAAGAAATATAGATTATACTATTAAGCCAAATGGTCAAGCAAAAGTTGCTATTACTTACACAAACAATGCTGTTCCTGCATTATTAACAACAAGATATCGATCTTGGACAAGAATTTATGTCCCAAAAGGCAGCGAATTTTTGAGTGTTGAAAATAATGAAAAAGGATTAGATCTTTACAACTCTGATCAAAGCTATGAAATAACGGAAGAATTAAATAAATCTGTTTTTGGAACTTTCATAAATATTGAAACTCAAGAAACAAAAACAATTACTTATAATTATATTCTTCCAAAATACGTACAAGATCAAATTAAAAAAGGCGAGTACAAAATAATTGTTCAGAAACAAGCTGGAGTTGTAAATCAAAATTTAATTGTTAATTACAATTCAACAAACCCAATAAAAAGTATTGAACCAACAAATTCTGGCAAGATTGAAAATAATTCGGCAATCTTTGAAACAAAATTGCAAAGTGACAAAGAATATACAATAAAATATTAA
- a CDS encoding S41 family peptidase, giving the protein MIAILASFTIGLFVGRSRAVTQNTARQIDQVENKYTNQTGGKVDFKIFWDVWDLLQQKFIHQPLDYKKMVYGAISGMVNSLDDPYTAFFDPEQSKEFMDEIEGNLEGIGAELGIKNDVLTVIAPLSGSPAEKAGLKPNDVILKINDEVATEMSLQEAVSKIRGTEGTQVKLTVLHEGDKEPKEITVTRQKITVKSVEWSLKSNNIAYIKLGYFGKDTASDFQNAVSQILPQNPKGIILDLRNNSGGYLDSSIDIINFFVPKGKIAAIESFSDGTKEEFKTKSNAPLENIPVIVLINNGSASASEIVAGALRDIRQIKLIGEKSFGKGTVQQLEDLKDGSSVKISIAEWLTPNGTSINKKGLEPDINVKLTEKDYNENKDPQLDQAIQELTK; this is encoded by the coding sequence TTGATAGCAATTCTTGCTAGTTTTACGATTGGTTTATTCGTTGGCAGAAGTAGGGCAGTCACTCAAAATACAGCACGACAAATAGATCAAGTAGAAAACAAATACACTAATCAAACTGGCGGTAAAGTTGACTTTAAAATATTTTGGGATGTTTGGGATTTACTTCAACAAAAATTTATTCATCAGCCTCTTGATTATAAAAAAATGGTTTATGGCGCAATTTCAGGTATGGTTAATTCTCTTGATGATCCTTATACTGCCTTTTTTGATCCTGAACAATCCAAAGAATTTATGGACGAAATCGAAGGAAATCTCGAAGGTATAGGAGCAGAATTAGGCATAAAAAATGACGTTTTAACAGTTATTGCGCCTCTTTCAGGCTCTCCAGCAGAAAAAGCAGGTTTAAAACCAAATGATGTTATCCTTAAAATAAATGACGAAGTTGCCACAGAGATGTCTTTGCAAGAAGCAGTATCAAAAATTAGAGGTACAGAAGGAACACAAGTAAAACTTACGGTTCTTCATGAAGGCGACAAAGAACCAAAAGAGATTACTGTAACAAGACAAAAAATTACTGTTAAAAGTGTAGAATGGTCCTTAAAAAGTAATAACATTGCTTACATTAAACTTGGTTATTTTGGAAAAGATACAGCTTCAGATTTTCAAAATGCAGTTTCACAAATTTTACCACAAAATCCTAAAGGCATTATTTTAGATTTAAGAAATAATTCTGGCGGATATTTAGACAGCTCAATAGATATTATCAATTTCTTTGTTCCAAAAGGAAAAATCGCAGCAATTGAATCATTTAGCGATGGCACAAAAGAAGAATTCAAAACAAAATCAAATGCGCCATTAGAAAATATTCCAGTAATTGTTTTAATCAACAATGGATCTGCTAGTGCATCAGAAATCGTTGCTGGAGCATTAAGAGATATTAGACAAATCAAATTAATAGGTGAAAAATCATTCGGCAAGGGCACTGTTCAACAACTAGAAGATTTAAAAGATGGCTCATCAGTCAAAATCAGCATTGCAGAATGGTTAACTCCTAATGGCACAAGTATTAATAAAAAAGGGTTAGAACCAGATATCAATGTAAAATTAACTGAAAAAGATTATAACGAAAACAAAGATCCGCAGTTAGATCAAGCAATTCAAGAATTAACAAAATAA
- a CDS encoding DUF1232 domain-containing protein, with the protein MRKFHQTFKPVRQAGRLFFRKETPFLYKLIPIGAILYIIFPLDFITDVIPVLGQIDDLGILAGSIGLFNSLAKNKN; encoded by the coding sequence ATGCGTAAATTTCATCAAACCTTCAAACCTGTCAGACAAGCAGGTAGATTATTCTTTAGAAAAGAAACTCCTTTTTTATATAAGCTTATACCAATAGGTGCAATTTTATACATTATTTTTCCTCTAGATTTTATTACTGATGTAATTCCAGTTTTAGGTCAAATAGATGACTTGGGAATCCTTGCAGGATCGATTGGTCTCTTTAATTCTCTTGCCAAAAACAAAAATTAA
- a CDS encoding acylphosphatase produces the protein MYKRLELIISGKVQGIFFRQFVKENAVHLNLKGSVENRTDGTVKVIVEGEENNLEKLIELCEIGPKQAFIENIEISWSEPTNEFKEFIIKY, from the coding sequence ATGTATAAAAGATTAGAACTAATCATTTCTGGAAAAGTCCAAGGCATTTTTTTTCGACAATTCGTCAAAGAGAATGCTGTTCATTTAAATCTGAAAGGTTCCGTCGAAAATAGAACTGATGGAACAGTCAAAGTAATTGTCGAAGGAGAAGAAAATAATCTCGAAAAATTGATTGAGCTTTGTGAGATAGGTCCGAAACAAGCATTTATCGAAAACATTGAAATCAGTTGGTCAGAACCAACAAATGAGTTTAAAGAATTTATTATAAAATATTAG
- the rplI gene encoding 50S ribosomal protein L9, with protein sequence MKVVLKKDVEKLGFAGEIKEVTLGYGKNFLLPQKLAVLATEKEIQIAKQMQAEIKKRKEEALKQAKDLAEKINQKEIKISSKANEEGILFGSITAKDISENIKEQLKLDIDEKVVALASAIKNTGEYEVKLKFAPEISADIKVIVVKK encoded by the coding sequence ATGAAAGTTGTATTAAAAAAAGATGTTGAAAAATTAGGTTTTGCTGGAGAAATAAAAGAAGTTACTTTAGGTTATGGTAAGAATTTTTTGTTACCACAAAAATTAGCTGTTTTAGCTACTGAAAAAGAAATTCAGATTGCTAAACAAATGCAAGCAGAAATTAAAAAAAGAAAAGAAGAAGCTTTAAAACAAGCTAAAGATCTAGCTGAAAAGATTAACCAAAAAGAAATCAAAATTTCTTCAAAAGCTAATGAAGAAGGAATTTTATTTGGCTCTATCACTGCAAAAGACATTTCAGAAAATATCAAAGAACAATTAAAATTAGATATTGATGAAAAAGTAGTCGCTCTTGCTTCTGCAATCAAAAATACAGGCGAGTACGAAGTCAAACTAAAATTTGCACCTGAAATCTCAGCTGACATTAAAGTTATTGTCGTTAAAAAATAA